ACTTTTCGCCATCCAGAATCGAGTGTTTCGAATCTATTAACCTTGGTCGATGATCTCTTGCGACAATTTGACGAAGATGGAGATGATAATCTAACTCTCGAcgaattttcggtattttgaTTGTACACTCACCCACCTGAAACActtaaatttcatgaattttcttttgaaacgAAAAGCAAGTGTCAGCTGACGATTTGGACGATAAATGGCGGAAGTATATCATCACAAAGACTATGTACGAGCGTCAGGAAGAGTTTAAAAGACTAATCGACACTGACCATAATGGTAAAGCTAACCGTTCGGAACTGTTGTCATATGTCGATCCAAGACATCCGCGCCATGCATTGACCGAAGCGGCCAGCTTATTTAATTTGGCTGATGAGAATAACGATCAACGTTTGGACTTAGATGAGGTAATGATTTGGCAACTTATCGCATTGGTACATTTCATCACAATTTTTACATGTCCTTAGGTATTGAGCCATGCAGACTCGTTCATTAGATCAAAAGTGATATCTACGTATGAGAATTTCCACGATGAATTTTAGATCGACCAGAAACTACGTCTTTTTTAGATCAATTGTTTACGAAATCTTTAAAATGTGTATCGTTGTTATCCTACCGTATATACTTCTAACCCTCACTGATGACAATACGACATCAGTCGGGGATATAATTTCACCTTTTGTGAGCGCGATATTTCGTGTGATTGAAATGCATAAGAAAAGTAAATAGAAATGAATCCGTCCCTTCTTTCTTAATTCTTCATCGTGTAAATATGTCGTAAGATTGAGGAAAATAAAGTATTAACCGTTTCAACTGTTACTGGTTTTTGTTCCTTGGCATCCTCATAGACCATACTCTTCTTCTATTCTGGACTATTCTGGCTAATTCGGTAAAGTGTATGTGTACGACAAACGCAATGGAAGATTTCacaacagaagtaacagattcgagaGGCAGACAGGATGGCAAATTACTGGTTTTCGAACGCAAATAATGTTGTAAATGTcatcattttcaattgaaagtaTTAAGTGTATAAACGATGCTTGTCATGCATGCGTACAGTGACAGTATAGTAACGAATTAATTGACGATTCACGACTAGCTCTGAATAAGATCTAGTCGAGTCGAATCGAATCTTAGCATATCGGTTCATACGTTTTGTTTTAGACTGCAATAGctattgtcattatttttggaaGCTATTGATGATAGCTTAAAATGCTTCAGTGTCTACCCTCTTAAGTATTGGGTCCCTGAAGTACTTCTTTTGCTAAGCACTCTGTCAAAAGAAGATGagtttcgcgaatataggagAAAAGTTGCCGAGAAAAAAAGGTGTTCGACGAAAAGGATaaggaaaaaataattttctctgTGATCAATATAAATTCTAAAGGTGCAAAAGGAGCACTCACTAGGATAGGCGAACATTAAGTGATCAGTCGACAACCAATCATAAAAAAGTTTAAGAATGAAATAACAATAGGTATTTGACTACTATACATGTCCGTGGAGTGGTAAGCCCTGAGTAGTACTTCCTTTCTCAGGCAATACGGAGTCGATTTCGGacattctttttctttcactGCTGAAACTTTGTAGGTTTCTGTagtaaaaaatgttgtgtttacCTCGTaggaaaagttagaaattgcattttctcgagTGACCAGTCTTGGACGCTtgattttaggtaatttcgAGAAATCGAAAAtgcctaaaatcaaccgtcccaaactgGTGCAAAGGGCCCGAAAACCAGAAAAAGACTAAAAAATTggcctcattttcggccccgaagcatgaaatagttatttgtgtatctgttttggacgattgtttttaggcaatttcgcttgttgtagcccgaacgaagtgcctaaaatcaatcgtccacaACAGATTGGTGTACAACTTTTTATTCTGAGGGCCTaagttacgagaaaaattctgtaatttttgcccaaggcatgaaaacacaatttttaatttatcagagttttaaaagtcttCAAAGTTCCTAGTCAATTAAGTGCTTTCCAGTCTAAGATATTTTGGTGCGAAATTTCAATTCGCTAAGgcgtattcaaattttctgtagaaaattcgggaaaactTTAGCAAACTTCATTATTTTGAGGTGGAAACTGCTCCAAAAAGTCATGGTACAGAGCCCAGAAAAGCTACGATATACAAATACACTTACAGTCAAAGTCAGAATTAACATCAGTGGACCCgtgcaaggctgtatactttggggaggtcacgcagatgcagatacgcgggttacacaccacgtttcatacaaaaaatttgtttaaatggaAAAGATGTATAATAAAATGTCGATCTGcttgacctccccaaagtatactgCCTTGGACTCGGGTTCCAACGTAATAAAAATACACTGATTTTTCGTATGAACGCTAGGCATTTTCTGtccttttttattttcataagaaCTAACATTTTTAATCGCTATTTCTTTTATATAGTTTCTATATTTATATaggtttttttcttgtttttgttttaattttgtctttttaacaacagttcaacaaatttttttttatcactaCAATTCATTCACCTTTAATGTGTTACGGAAGGtacataatttttaatttatttattattatttttttatataatttttcatgacgattttggtattcaaatatgtgaaatttttaatcgaatttgatttaatttattaaattattcgTTTCAATTCGAAGACACACGCAATTCGACAAAaggattttcgttttgtttataaGTGGTTTTTAGGttgcatttttctttgtttgttttttatattgttactggtttcatttttcgtaattatGTATATATAGTTCAGttatttcagttattttatgTATACGTTTAGCTGTTATATTAGGATGTATAATTGGTTGAACAATTAGGTtgtataatttttcatttattttcttatttcattttttaaatttttccttattttctttattcattttttatatacttATCGATTAACCGGGGATTTATTTAGCTGgtttcctttaatttttcattattcatCTCTGGTTTgcttttcgtttatttattgtaaatatttcattcggaaattaattgatttcaattcatatttacaaaatgaaattttggaagaaAAAATGTACACACAAAATCAATATTAACCGTTCCATATGGTCTGCATTAcagtaaattcatttttttaatattattattgaaattcgTTCAGGTTTTAAGTTCAGagttgtagttttttttttaagtaaaattaaacTGTATAAGATAGACTGTCGGTTAACTATtagtcaaaaaaatttctttttaattaaacatacaattaaaaatgcatttattagacaagagaaaataaattattttgaggTTATGTTTTCACCGTAATTTTTCGCACAGTTGTTAGTAGGTGTATGGATAGGATTTTTTTCTGCTATACCAAGCGTCTAGTCCGGATTTAGATTTTAATTATTGTTGAGTTAGTGATAGCgtgaaaattgagaaaaagcGAAAACGGTAACATTAAAGGTTTGAATATAATGATAAAAGTGGTGTGAGCTTTATGATTCAATGAAGGTCATTATCCTAAGTTACAATGTTAGTGCAATtagcaaattttatttgatttatataAGCGGGATGGGAGGGGATTGCtacaattttgcttttttataCATATTTCCTTGTCTCCTTTACGAGACTATAAGGATTAAAGTagaaataataacaataaaaaatgcgAAAACATGTGATCTACAGAGGATAGTAGTTTCCGTCTCGGGAATAAACCACCAGAATACTTTGCTATTGGACCAATAATATCAGTGTTCTAAGTTCTGATTGGTTCATTGAGTGTCTGTAGAAAGATCTTTCTGCTTCTATTTATCTGTTTGGCTTCTCTAAGCGCAGAGAGTGTAGAGTTCCACCGTTCAGTAGAGAAGTTTCAGTTAGGAACGAAAAGCCAATACTTCAAAAGACGGTATCGGTGAACTCGTACACGCAtgtttattgctgcaaatgctttttagccatgtcatcgactCAATGACAccttatacaaaattttggtatcgaaaatttgtgtgcgagttcacctattacgtagttgaaaatgcgttgttttagcaccgtgtgccaaattaccccacgcccaAAAGACACCGCTTAGATTTGGTAAGATAGGCTTAGATTTCGTACCGTTACACTGGGATGAATAATAGACGATTTTTTGACATTGGGCTAACAGTCATTTTGTTGACTTATAACAAGCTACACACTGTGTTTTGTATCATACGTCGATTTCATGATATTTGTATACCACTGTGACTCAAATTTATAGAAAGTCGAATTTGCGTTGCAATGATCGAAAACGAATATCCGGTCAGTGTTGTTGAATCTTGTATAATGTGAAGGTGAATTAATAGAGCAAGGTGAAAGTAGACAGATTGCAGGGATTTTATGTTCTCGAAATggcatttttcatttcgtgcACATGAAATACCCTTCACAGTTCTTGTAGCATAAAATACTATGATAGGTCGATCtaacaatttctaaaaaaaagccACCGTCATCGGcaataattgtaaatttcaaaacaaattcagTAATCCATCTAATGTAACAGCAAAATCTACGTCATGCAAATTTCAACTTCGGATTACTTTGCTGCAAATTGGGGTTTACCAAATTTAGAAAGAGGAAATGTTACAGCGGTTGCAATTCATCTTAGCAATTGCACACAAAAATGGTTCCCAAGACTGCGTAGCCTGTTTTAGGAATTTCATTCTGAAATATTCCATGCAATTCAAGACATTTTGGCCAGGTAAGAACACCGGTTTTTGAGGGCCTAATATTAGTTCGCTGAAAGTTTTTGCGAAGTTCTCCAAAGAAGCCCATAAAACATGACTCATGACTTCCGaatgtaaaaattaattttacaaatgaaGAGCTGCACCCACAGATTCCAATGGCAGTCTtggattacaatggaaaacgcagcataattgtcgatttcAGCAGCTCACGATTGcccgtgtgttttcggcctagGGCAATTCTGCGTTGATGGGATTGACAATTCGATAATCCGATATTCGCAATTCTAGCTAGTATCTCAATGAACAACTGCTACAGTTACATGACTAAAAACATTGATGACGACTAAAAGGCATGGATGTTATTGGAAGTTCAGAAAGCAATGACTTAATCATACATTCCTCATCTGTTCACAATTCTTATATGAATTAAGTGACATTACAAATTGCCATACCGACTATAAACACCTCTGAAAGCACCTAAAGCTCAAATCCGCTTATAAAGTTTCATACCAATAATTCAACcaattcaaaatcaataatttcataTACTGCAGCTGCTGCGTCAGGTGAAACTTGTAAGCTTACAAATTGGTTTTAGAAACTATTGGATTCGGTGGCTTTGAAGTGAACACAAAACTATTTATCAAATGAATCGCTGGAGGTaaagaacaacaaaagaaaaacttaaaacaaaatttaaatttaatttcttttttaatcaacaaaattaaccATCAGTTCATCAttccataaaattaattttctgttttgataAAATCAAACTAAATTCTAAagctaaaaaaattaaattaaaaacttcgAAATTACCAGGAAATCAGCAAGGACAAAATGTGCAAATTCAACCAaagaaaggaagaaaaaaaaagtgatcggcgaaaataaaagagaacaaatcggcaaaaaaaaagagaagaagatcGAAATGAAAGTTGAGACGAAGGAAGAAGCAAAGCAAAAATACTTTTCCATCTCAATACGGACTTATGTTTTGAAATCGGAATCGTGCTCTACCTCTATGCATTACACTGCTCGGCGGCGGATAGTGCATCGAATTCATCATATTCATGTTCATGTTCATCGTTGAATTGTAAAATTGCGTCGCTTTCTGCTTGCCATGCTCTTCGGCCACGCGCACTGTCAATGGCTGATTACTTCCTTCGGGTATAACGTTATTGAGTGCGGCGATCGCCTGTAATATTAAACGCAAACAATGAATTTACGCAAACAAACGTTATCGAAACTGGTGATAGTATTTAAGACTTGATCGAAGGTGGAGTGGCCGgttgttttgtaaatttagacGAAATTAAAATGGTCGGGAGGGGAATAGAATATGGAATAACCAAATGAGTTTAGAGTAAACCATTTCAATGATATAAGAAAGGAGCGGTAACGGTTACCATCATAACTCTCGAGCAATATAACTCTAATCGGCTCTATGTAACTTAAAAGTTCTTGTAACTCGGTAAAACTAGAACTACCCTCGATGACTCATAACTAGCTCGTCATAATCGTATCGAGTAATCATAACTGTCGAGAAGTGGCAGATCGTAaaattaacctgtcacatacggctattcaaatgctatcgataacgacgacaaaaataatgacaagctctgagtaacatggtcctttatatagtaaaatgcatgttaaacaaattgaagtacaagatttgaaatcaacagaataCAAATAcgttgatcgatggaagtaatagaccagataatTACCGTGGTCATATTCCTGCCGTGTGTAACACGTTTAAGGACTTTTTACAAAACAATTTGGCCACAGAAACGTATGCTACGGAAACCGTTGCTATGGAATACATTACTAAGGAAACCATTGCTATGTAGGCCGTTGCTATCGATTTCCGAGACAATGATGCACACACAGCGGTTTATATGAAGTGGCTAACGGTACCTAATAATTAAACCTTTCCATCTCTTCGACCAGGTCTATTTCCCGTTAACTACTATCAACTgaacaaaaagatttttaataaaagaaataaaattgtaattgccTCTTGTGCTTCTTCTCGCTTGTTGTATCTGCAAATTGGAagttttttcatcgaattaGCACATTTGATATTGAATTTCGTACAACAACAGCCAGTTTTCTTACCGTATAAATGCAACACCGCGCGGTTTTCCAGTCATTTTATCAcgtaaaatattcttttgcACAATTAAACCGTATTTGCCGAATATTTCATCCAGTTGCTCTTCGGTTATCGTGCGCGGAAGATTCGTAACGtacaaattagtttcttttaATTCTTCACCGGCAGGTCGAGCATATGAAACCTGTGTAGCGAAATGTTTTctgtcaaaaatattcaatttttcaatgcaACGTAAACCTAAAATTCTATTCGGCTAacaataagaaaatttattccatCTTTCCGTACTCGCTAGTGACTAGTGACAACAcgaaaaaaacctaaaatacaatttcgttCAATTCTAAGTCTGGCTGACCCGTGTAAAGTACGAATGAGTCAACCATTGGTCTTGGTTGTCGTTAGTTGATAGTTGGATAGGGCTCGATTTGAAACTGGGACTGTGTCGCGAGCCCATCGAGATCAAATTAGGCAAAGGTGTCGGGATAGCGTGGGTAGTCAGACACTTTGAGTTCGAAACAACTCTTGATCATCTGTCTACATCCTGCTACATCAGACCAGTTGAATGATCGAAACTGCCGTTCAACAGCGATTACTGTTATAACCATCGCTAATGATGAATCATTAACTGTGACGGCTATAACTTTGCTGATttataaaatagaaacaaCTGACTGAAATGGACTCCAACATAAAATCCCTCAAAGGAACATACAGACAAATTCGAGCACTTTCGTACACATTTCAACCATTACTGCAACCTAACGGACAGTAGAAAGATGAGCTAACTATTGgcgttcaaaataaaaaccgatCGACCATCGACACTTATTCCAAATGAACGCACGCAACatcaaacatttcaattatGTACACTCTACCCGGTGTTctattgaaaatcaatttaaggTCCGTGTCAGAGATCGACCGTTGGTTCAGTACTGAGTTCGTAGatattatgaaattttttggaagGAAAACCAATTTATCTTAGGCGACCTTTTCGCTACTTAATAGCCCACTCGTTCCCCCGACATAAGAAAAATATAGGAAAGCAATGATGGAAatgagtttttgaataaaatggcttaaaaaatatcaattacaACCTGTTCGACCCGTTTTATACAGCGACATGAGTTCATCAATGTTTTACCCtctattttaatgaaaacggGTCGACCCATTTCGAACCCGATCTCGTCATTACTTTGTCATTAAATAACTCAACAttttaatcaatcaaatttaccTTTAGCCGTTTGTTACGAACGGTAACTCCATTAAGACTTTTAATAGCTCGCTGTGCCCCTTCTTCGGTTAAATAGTTTACAAATCCGTAGCCAAACGAGTAACATGTCTGCAATGAAACAACGGAGAAACCATAGAACAATATCTTCACACCGTGAAATAACAATCAAATCATAAAATACAAGCGAAAGGTTTATGCCATTACATAAATTGGTAATGGGCACATATCATGGGGTGCGAAATgaattaaagtttaatttttattggatttttcTTTGGATACTTTATAGGCAGAACCCATGCTACGCATTACATATTTTATGTTGCCGGTGGTTATTTATCAGAAATAATCACCACAGCAGTATGtgacaatgttttttaatgCATTGAAATATGGCAACATGAACTGGGTCAATACGGAAGATcgaaacgaacgaaaaatctgtatttttgccaaatgttCTGTTCAGAGAATGGTGGAAAAATCCTGTGCATAACGCATAGTCTCAAGGCGAagagtaaaattttcgaatgtcGCCCAAATGTGAATATTATACAAGTAACAGGACTATTAGAGcgtgcaaaaaaaagaaagaaaaatcgacaGTAACctaaaacgaaaatgtaagGATTGGCTTTCACTCTTAATGGTTTTGGCACGAGAAAACGTTTTAAGGAAATAAAAGTTCTGTCACGTTTATCGGTAGatttaatttcactttatgtTGACTTGAATTTTACATAAGCTTTAGGCACACGTTTCTCTTTCATTTATCGCCTCGAATGCATTACAAATTACCATATCAAATAAGTCAATTCTTCCCAGCTTATTTACATATGATATGAGACCGGCCTTCTCAAAATGAATCTAAATTTGAGTTTGGCGtaatttgtcaatgaaaatgatGACTTGATGCCGGTATTTAAATacggatggatggatggataaAGGAAAGAACAACGCAATGGCTTggctagaaaaaaaaatcttcaaaaaggATGTGTCGAAAGggccaataaatttttaaatcgaaGAACTTCGACCAGTGCCATCTTTTACCTTTTGGTTGGGCacttcgaaaaataaatacattttggTTCTTCTCATTTTGGGCGGcatttttcagtctttcgtcTGGCATTAATTTCTGGTCGCACTTGTCAGACATTCTGATTTATTCAGAAGACAGATTCATTTCGCTGTGAAATATATTTGCATTCCCCAAGTCATTTACACAACAACTGTGGACGAAACGTTCAGAGTTCAGTTTCTTCTGAACCGAACGCTCCTTGATGTGACTTCCCTGTTTTATCCCGAATTGCATAAAGaattttaaacgttgaaagCGTCGAAAAGCTTGCTTGGAATCTGAAGACTATCAAACTCGACGTAAAAGTAATGTAAAATCCTTCGTGATAATTGTGCTGAACACACACGAGGCATTAAATGGTagggtgtcggggaatctcgcacacgcgttcatagtatgcgtccttttacgacatgtaacgaaaagtcatgactgtgcgagattcaccagttagaggtgaatctcgcacaccatgaatttatgtggtgtgcgagattaccctaccccaaTGGTAGATTACGTTCtcgttttaaagttttcattttgacgagtgCTGCATCTCCAAACCATAACGAAGTATATTTTACTCGTAAAAACGCCGGAAACGAGTTTTAACGCAACTGTCATTGACGGAAAACGAGTTTCCAGGTGGTGCagtcatttacataacaagggataaaacgttgaaaaatttcgtgtgaattttattgatccgaggcgaagccgatcaCACTTTTATCGTACGAAAACGTAAGTTTTCACTTTGATCCCGAGTTTTGTAGTGGATTTTACccaagagtaattataccaaGGGAGGAAATATagtcccaacatgaaatatgaaattgcGGTATGTGTGACAACTCTTAATTAAGTGGACAAAgtgaactatcaaaagcgtCAACATGAATTGGTGTAAAATCGTTCGAAATATgttatcttatacaaactcaTGTTGGGgacacattttatcgtacgaaataccagTCTATGTATAATTTGTCTAAGGATTTTACATGTCAAGGCCATCGAAAGTTAACGAAATACGATGAaaagaacgatttttttaaaaagtccAAGTGACTCCTTAACACGTGTAATGGTTCTAAGAAGCGCTGGAGCTCGTTCAGCATCTCTTCGTTGAGTTTCACTGGTGACGATTGTGACACttctttcatacaaaatatgtcaaaatcttcactttgggtaacgaatttttagttccTGAACGAGTTCCTGCATTCGCCGCATTCatcgaaacatgttttgtaATGTCTCATCGAGAAATAATGTTGAACACATGCATTGCTCCTGCTTTTACTCAGTTGATAGCACTAAATGAAACGGTGGAAATTTAACAACTTAACCTTTCTTCATCCAAACTGCTGATTGGTTTTGGGATAACAACTCGTTTTACAATATCAACCATGGATTTCCCGTGTACTGTGTGGGTACATTCGGTCATTAGGGCTTTTCTCGTTGGAACTTTTAGCGACAAGAAAATCGTTGGAATCGTGAGTCACTTTAAATTAGTGCTAAAACACTTGTCAATGATTGGGGAGCATGAAGAGTTTAATAAGTAAGATCAACAAGCGTACGACATTATTATAATTCACGCGAGACAGCTTCGAAgtgtcaacaaatttattttgtcgagGAGAATATTAAAAGGAATGACGAAACAGAATCGTTAATCTAAAAATATAACAGCCATACCAAGCTTAGTGTcccaaaaatttgataaagGATGTGCCTGTTTTAAAATTCTCCTGTCAGAGGTGCAATAGTTGAGACAATCAATAGTTCTCCGAATTATCAACATTCCCAGTTTTGTCACTCTCCAATCAAACATCCACTATCGTTGAAGTGATATTAGAAGTTAGAAATTTGGGAGTGAATTTATCTAGACACACAAAATGTTTGCAGCGCACTGTAACACcaataacaacgaaaaaaaaccaacaacaaaaactcaCTTTGAAGTCTCTCATAATACGACTGGATTCAATCGGTCCCGTTGTTGAAAATAATGCATAAAATTCTCTATCTGTCATATCTTGCGGTAAATAGTTAACAATTAAATTGGTTCCGCTGTTATTACAGCCAGTTAGTGAACTTGTGCTGGATGAAGACATATGACCAACTGCTCCTAATGTACTACTCGACGGTGGCATATCGAACATTCGTCGCGATGGATAGGCCGATGAGAAATCTGTGTCCTGGTACGCATATTGCGACTAGAATTGTTAGAGAATTTGAACTTGAAAGAGAATATTGGTAGGCTGTAAAGCATTTACTGGATAAATTACACTGGATTCATCTAAGCGAGACACTAAAGCTAGAACTCGATTATCGTTTTTGGataatttcggtttttttgcacataatcTATCCAGTATATGCTTAAAATTAGCCTGTCGTTGATGCTAGAAACTGTTCTTACCATTCCGCAAGGCAGTGAACTGGACATCCCGTGCCACATGCGACTTCCACTGCAAttataaacaataaaacaaaattttgtgtactCTTTTCGAACGAAAAACAACAATGAATCGGGAACGGCAAAGCATAATTTAAGGCAGAAACTCTAAACAAATTATTCGACAG
This genomic stretch from Bradysia coprophila strain Holo2 chromosome II, BU_Bcop_v1, whole genome shotgun sequence harbors:
- the LOC119073840 gene encoding sex-lethal homolog isoform X2 — protein: MYNKNQNGYPNRSSGSRMWHGMSSSLPCGMDTDFSSAYPSRRMFDMPPSSSTLGAVGHMSSSSTSSLTGCNNSGTNLIVNYLPQDMTDREFYALFSTTGPIESSRIMRDFKTCYSFGYGFVNYLTEEGAQRAIKSLNGVTVRNKRLKVSYARPAGEELKETNLYVTNLPRTITEEQLDEIFGKYGLIVQKNILRDKMTGKPRGVAFIRYNKREEAQEAIAALNNVIPEGSNQPLTVRVAEEHGKQKATQFYNSTMNMNMNMMNSMHYPPPSSVMHRGRARFRFQNISPY
- the LOC119073840 gene encoding sex-lethal homolog isoform X1 yields the protein MYNKNQNGYPNRSSGSRMWHGMSSSLPCGMSQYAYQDTDFSSAYPSRRMFDMPPSSSTLGAVGHMSSSSTSSLTGCNNSGTNLIVNYLPQDMTDREFYALFSTTGPIESSRIMRDFKTCYSFGYGFVNYLTEEGAQRAIKSLNGVTVRNKRLKVSYARPAGEELKETNLYVTNLPRTITEEQLDEIFGKYGLIVQKNILRDKMTGKPRGVAFIRYNKREEAQEAIAALNNVIPEGSNQPLTVRVAEEHGKQKATQFYNSTMNMNMNMMNSMHYPPPSSVMHRGRARFRFQNISPY